One genomic window of Micromonospora sp. WMMD1128 includes the following:
- a CDS encoding rhodanese-like domain-containing protein: protein MTTTNPSTVDATTLRELIATGHAPRMLDVRTPGEFETAHVPGAYNVPLDLLREHRDELRNHLDEEVVLICRSGARAAQAGQTLAAAGLPHLRVLDGGMLAWQATNAPVNRGRPRWDLERQVRLVAGSIVLAAVVGSVWLPGLKWVAGFIGAGLTVAAVSNTCAMGMLLSKLPYNRGASCDLDTVVGQLRDTGRRS from the coding sequence ATGACCACGACCAACCCGTCGACCGTCGACGCGACCACCTTGCGCGAGCTGATCGCCACCGGCCACGCCCCCCGGATGCTGGACGTCCGCACCCCGGGCGAGTTCGAGACCGCACACGTCCCCGGCGCCTACAACGTGCCCCTGGACCTGCTCCGGGAGCACCGCGACGAGCTGCGCAACCACCTCGACGAGGAGGTGGTGCTGATCTGCCGTTCCGGCGCCCGCGCCGCTCAGGCCGGGCAGACGCTCGCCGCCGCCGGCCTGCCCCATCTCCGGGTGCTCGACGGCGGCATGCTCGCCTGGCAGGCCACGAACGCCCCGGTCAACCGGGGACGCCCGCGCTGGGACCTGGAACGCCAGGTGCGGCTCGTCGCCGGCTCGATCGTGCTGGCCGCCGTCGTCGGCTCGGTGTGGCTGCCCGGCCTGAAGTGGGTCGCCGGGTTCATCGGCGCCGGCCTCACCGTCGCCGCCGTCTCGAACACCTGCGCCATGGGCATGCTGCTCAGCAAGCTGCCCTACAACCGGGGCGCGAGCTGCGACCTGGACACCGTCGTCGGCCAGCTGCGCGACACGGGGCGGCGGTCGTGA
- a CDS encoding thioesterase domain-containing protein yields the protein MNWFVSAGSRPEAPVRLFCLPYAGAGASAFRHWPAAFGPGVEVLPVQLPGRENRIMEDPRFTVAEVADAIAARADRPYAIYGHSMGGRLGFEVVRELRRTGRPLPLRLYVGGARAPHVAGPGLFDGLSRADDDELLHRLRDGGGLSAELLDHPELVDLLLPLLRADFGRVDDYRYVPGEPLPVPIVAFAGDRDRAVTREQNAAWAEHTAAGFTLHDLPGGHFFLHDRLAELAALIRADLTAVPGTSDPRAGAPVAGPDPVRAAGRGTACGAHRVPLGDTGWSVWRDAMLRTTGFPADGLELLTAPRAAAAADELLDTGAGADRFDKEFDEAVRAGAERLNALAADPLVRAAVTWQNRGALIALDGLARGGADTRRNVRRRDRERALLKYWQRYCGKNETIGFFGPSCWVTLDPDRTEVARVDPGDRLTRRRWVWFESWALAAYADRIGVDVAVRRWWPPMLRPHLAVRDRTVLRPGRPPLTVTPVEAALLRAADGRRAAVDLVADPAIGLRRPEDGYTLLDRLVERELLTWDAALPVSPDAERVLAERIAAIGDEPARAAARSGLDRLRAARDAVAAAADDPEPLRAALDHLDATFTELAGVPAARRPGQMYAGRTICYEDTARDLDVVFGSPLLAELAAPLDVLLRAARWLAGALADAYLEVLRGLHDELRAESGGPVALADLWFLAQGMFWGDGERPVDAVAADFAARWAGLFGLDTLPAGTTEIRVRAADLADRIDVVFPDSRPTWSNAAMHSPDLQICATDAAALGRGDYTVVLGELHAAWSSFDCAVFTPSHPDVERLRDALAADLGERRVRLLFPADWPRRTSRTAESLAGPTDRQLAFQDAPGADPARVLPTVDLTVDAVDGDLVATASDGQRWPLAEIFAPVLSAHAVDGFKLVAAAPHTPRITVDRLVVARQTWRTTVGESGLATVTGERNRFLAVRAWRRRLGLPERVYVKLGTETKPCFVDLAAPGFATMLCALVRAARGTGGDGVPLTVSEMLPGPEHAWVPDGAGRRYFSELRLHITDPAEHLGAHR from the coding sequence GTGAACTGGTTCGTCTCCGCCGGCAGCCGACCCGAGGCGCCGGTACGGCTGTTCTGCCTGCCCTACGCGGGCGCGGGCGCCAGCGCGTTCCGGCACTGGCCGGCCGCGTTCGGTCCGGGCGTCGAGGTGCTGCCGGTGCAGCTACCCGGCCGGGAGAACCGGATCATGGAGGATCCGCGCTTCACCGTCGCCGAGGTGGCCGACGCCATCGCCGCCCGCGCCGACCGCCCGTACGCGATCTACGGCCACTCGATGGGCGGCCGGCTCGGCTTCGAGGTGGTCCGCGAACTGCGCCGTACCGGTCGCCCGCTGCCGCTGCGGCTCTACGTCGGCGGTGCCCGCGCCCCGCACGTCGCCGGGCCGGGCCTCTTCGACGGGCTGTCCCGCGCCGACGACGACGAGCTGCTGCACCGCCTGCGCGACGGTGGCGGGCTCTCCGCCGAGCTGCTCGACCACCCGGAGCTGGTGGACCTGCTGCTGCCGCTGCTGCGGGCCGACTTCGGCCGGGTCGACGACTATCGCTACGTCCCCGGTGAGCCGCTGCCGGTGCCGATCGTCGCGTTCGCCGGCGACCGGGACCGGGCGGTCACCCGGGAGCAGAACGCCGCCTGGGCCGAGCACACCGCGGCCGGGTTCACCCTGCACGACCTGCCCGGCGGGCACTTCTTCCTGCACGACCGGCTCGCCGAGCTGGCCGCGCTGATCCGGGCCGACCTGACCGCCGTGCCCGGCACCTCCGACCCCCGCGCCGGTGCACCGGTCGCGGGTCCGGACCCGGTGCGCGCCGCCGGCCGCGGGACCGCCTGCGGTGCGCACCGGGTTCCCCTCGGCGACACCGGGTGGTCGGTGTGGCGCGACGCGATGCTGCGGACCACCGGCTTCCCCGCCGACGGGCTGGAGCTGCTGACCGCGCCCCGGGCCGCCGCCGCCGCCGACGAGCTGCTCGACACCGGCGCCGGCGCGGACCGGTTCGACAAGGAGTTCGACGAGGCGGTCCGCGCCGGCGCCGAGCGGCTCAACGCGCTGGCCGCCGATCCGCTGGTGCGTGCGGCGGTGACCTGGCAGAACCGGGGCGCCCTGATCGCGCTGGACGGGCTGGCGCGCGGCGGTGCCGACACGCGCCGCAACGTGCGGCGGCGGGACCGGGAGCGGGCGCTGCTCAAGTACTGGCAGCGGTACTGCGGTAAGAACGAGACGATCGGCTTCTTCGGCCCCAGCTGCTGGGTCACCCTCGACCCCGACCGGACCGAGGTCGCCCGGGTCGACCCCGGCGACCGGCTCACCCGACGGCGCTGGGTGTGGTTCGAGTCCTGGGCCCTGGCCGCGTACGCCGACCGGATCGGCGTGGATGTGGCGGTCCGCCGCTGGTGGCCGCCGATGCTGCGGCCCCACCTGGCGGTCCGGGACCGGACCGTGCTCCGGCCCGGCCGTCCGCCGCTGACCGTGACCCCGGTCGAGGCCGCGTTGCTGCGTGCCGCCGACGGCCGCCGTGCCGCCGTCGACCTGGTCGCCGACCCGGCGATCGGGCTGCGCCGGCCCGAGGACGGCTACACGCTGCTCGACCGGCTGGTGGAGCGGGAGCTGCTCACCTGGGACGCGGCGCTGCCGGTAAGCCCGGACGCCGAACGGGTGCTGGCCGAGCGGATCGCCGCGATCGGCGACGAACCGGCCCGCGCCGCCGCCCGGTCCGGCCTCGACCGGCTGCGGGCCGCCCGCGACGCGGTGGCCGCGGCGGCCGACGATCCGGAGCCGCTGCGCGCCGCGCTGGACCACCTCGACGCCACGTTCACCGAGCTGGCCGGCGTGCCGGCCGCGCGCCGTCCCGGCCAGATGTACGCCGGCCGCACCATCTGCTACGAGGACACCGCCCGGGACCTGGACGTGGTCTTCGGCAGCCCGCTGCTGGCCGAGCTGGCCGCCCCGCTCGACGTGCTGCTGCGCGCCGCCCGCTGGCTCGCCGGTGCGCTCGCCGACGCGTACCTGGAGGTCCTGCGCGGCCTGCACGACGAGTTGCGGGCCGAGTCCGGCGGGCCGGTGGCGCTGGCCGACCTGTGGTTCCTCGCCCAGGGCATGTTCTGGGGCGACGGCGAACGGCCGGTGGACGCCGTCGCGGCCGACTTCGCCGCCCGCTGGGCCGGGCTGTTCGGCCTGGACACGCTCCCCGCCGGGACGACCGAGATCCGGGTGCGCGCGGCCGACCTGGCCGACCGGATCGACGTGGTCTTCCCCGACTCCCGGCCGACCTGGTCCAACGCCGCGATGCACAGCCCCGACCTGCAGATCTGCGCCACCGACGCGGCGGCGCTTGGTCGCGGCGACTACACCGTGGTGCTCGGTGAGCTGCACGCCGCCTGGTCCTCGTTCGACTGCGCGGTCTTCACCCCGTCGCACCCGGACGTCGAACGGTTGCGTGACGCGCTCGCCGCGGACCTGGGCGAACGGCGGGTCCGGCTGCTCTTCCCGGCCGACTGGCCGCGCCGCACCAGCCGCACCGCCGAGTCGCTGGCCGGCCCGACCGACCGGCAACTGGCCTTCCAGGACGCGCCGGGCGCGGACCCGGCCCGGGTGCTGCCCACGGTGGACCTCACCGTGGACGCGGTCGACGGCGACCTGGTCGCCACCGCCTCCGACGGGCAGCGCTGGCCGCTCGCCGAGATCTTCGCCCCGGTGCTCAGCGCGCACGCGGTGGACGGCTTCAAGCTGGTCGCCGCCGCGCCCCACACGCCCCGGATCACGGTGGACCGCCTCGTGGTGGCCCGGCAGACCTGGCGCACCACGGTCGGCGAGAGTGGCCTGGCCACCGTCACCGGCGAGCGGAACCGGTTCCTCGCCGTCCGGGCCTGGCGCCGCCGGCTCGGCCTGCCCGAACGGGTCTACGTCAAGCTCGGCACCGAGACCAAACCCTGCTTCGTGGACCTGGCCGCGCCGGGGTTCGCCACCATGCTCTGCGCCCTGGTGCGGGCCGCCCGCGGCACCGGGGGCGACGGCGTCCCGCTCACGGTCAGCGAGATGCTGCCCGGCCCGGAGCACGCCTGGGTGCCCGACGGCGCCGGCCGTCGCTACTTCAGCGAGCTGCGCCTGCACATCACCGACCCGGCCGAGCACCTGGGAGCACACCGGTGA
- a CDS encoding DUF2267 domain-containing protein, translating to MRFPMFVEAVARRAELPGDQAATISRAVLQTLAERITADESADLAAQLPDDVGGYLTTSEPAGATGALVDFLFRVADRAAVDPAVAQVGTRAVLETLRETVTVGEFQDLVAQLPKGFDAMVDPIPRPPYDV from the coding sequence ATGCGGTTTCCCATGTTCGTCGAGGCGGTGGCGCGCCGCGCGGAGCTTCCCGGCGACCAGGCCGCCACCATCTCCCGGGCGGTGTTGCAGACCCTCGCCGAACGGATCACCGCCGACGAGTCGGCCGATCTGGCGGCCCAACTCCCGGACGACGTCGGCGGCTACCTGACGACGTCCGAACCGGCCGGGGCGACCGGCGCCCTGGTGGACTTCCTCTTCCGGGTGGCCGACCGGGCCGCGGTGGATCCGGCGGTCGCCCAGGTGGGCACCCGGGCGGTGCTGGAGACGTTGCGCGAGACGGTCACCGTGGGCGAGTTCCAGGATCTGGTGGCGCAGTTGCCCAAGGGGTTCGACGCGATGGTGGACCCGATTCCGCGTCCGCCGTACGATGTCTGA
- a CDS encoding MBL fold metallo-hydrolase, producing MTAEVSVIATSSLGDRSYLASDGRTAVVVDPQRDIDRVLHLAGAKGVRITHVVETHIHNDYVSGGLELARLTGARYLVAAADQVGFDRTPVADGDVVPVSDDLRLRIVGTPGHTFHHLSYVLDQASDGGWTPIGVFTGGSLLFGTTGRTDLLGQRHAHELAHHQHASARKLADLLPDGAQVWPTHGFGSFCSASQADAPESTIGREKDVNPVLRLAADRFVTETLAGLDAYPAYYAHMGVANAAGPAPVDLTPVARADAAELRRRIAAGEWVVDLRHRKAYATSHLAGTVSLGLDGPMSTWLGWLIDWAVPITLLAETPGQVADAQRELVRIGIDRPAAQATGAPERWATAPSELRDLPVADFGALADAQAGNTPAGLPDPQVVLDVRMTNEWTAGHVDGAVHVPLPDLPARLADVPAGTVWVHCGSGYRATAAASLLANAGRDVVLIDDAFGRAEAAGVRMAPAA from the coding sequence ATGACCGCAGAGGTGTCCGTCATCGCGACGTCCTCGCTCGGCGACCGCAGCTACCTGGCCTCCGACGGCCGGACGGCAGTCGTGGTCGACCCGCAGCGCGACATCGACCGGGTCCTGCACCTGGCCGGCGCCAAGGGGGTGCGCATCACCCACGTGGTGGAGACCCACATCCACAACGACTACGTCTCCGGCGGCCTGGAACTGGCCCGGCTCACCGGCGCGCGTTACCTGGTCGCCGCCGCCGACCAGGTCGGCTTCGACCGGACGCCGGTGGCCGACGGCGACGTGGTGCCGGTCTCGGACGACCTGCGACTGCGGATCGTCGGCACGCCGGGCCACACGTTCCACCACCTGTCGTACGTGCTGGACCAGGCGAGCGACGGCGGCTGGACGCCGATCGGCGTGTTCACCGGCGGCTCGCTCCTGTTCGGCACCACCGGTCGCACCGACCTGCTCGGCCAGCGACACGCCCACGAGCTGGCGCACCACCAGCACGCCTCCGCGCGCAAGCTGGCCGACCTGCTGCCCGACGGCGCGCAGGTGTGGCCGACCCACGGCTTCGGCAGCTTCTGCTCGGCCAGCCAGGCCGACGCCCCCGAGTCGACCATCGGCCGGGAGAAGGACGTCAACCCGGTGCTGCGACTGGCCGCCGACCGGTTCGTCACCGAGACGCTCGCCGGCCTGGACGCCTACCCGGCCTACTACGCCCACATGGGCGTGGCCAACGCCGCCGGTCCCGCACCGGTGGACCTCACGCCGGTGGCCCGCGCCGACGCCGCCGAGCTGCGCCGCCGGATCGCCGCCGGCGAGTGGGTGGTCGACCTGCGGCACCGCAAGGCGTACGCGACGTCGCACCTTGCCGGCACCGTCAGCCTCGGCCTGGACGGGCCGATGTCGACCTGGCTCGGTTGGTTGATCGACTGGGCCGTCCCGATCACGCTCCTGGCCGAGACCCCCGGCCAGGTCGCCGACGCCCAGCGGGAACTGGTCCGGATCGGGATCGACCGGCCCGCCGCCCAGGCCACCGGTGCGCCTGAGCGGTGGGCCACCGCACCGTCGGAGCTGCGTGACCTGCCCGTGGCCGACTTCGGCGCCCTGGCCGACGCGCAGGCCGGGAACACCCCGGCCGGCCTACCGGACCCGCAGGTCGTCCTCGACGTCCGGATGACGAACGAGTGGACGGCCGGGCACGTCGACGGCGCGGTCCACGTCCCGCTCCCCGACCTGCCCGCGCGACTCGCCGACGTCCCCGCCGGGACGGTCTGGGTGCACTGCGGCTCCGGCTACCGGGCCACCGCCGCCGCGTCCCTGCTGGCCAACGCTGGTCGGGACGTCGTGCTGATCGACGACGCGTTCGGCCGGGCCGAGGCGGCCGGCGTCCGCATGGCGCCCGCCGCCTGA
- a CDS encoding AMP-binding protein, with protein MAETTIINRFGAVAAVHGGRPALLGETHEVGYAELAEAAGGHAARLAAAGFRPGDRIALLTAHGAPTVTALLGTLAAGCAYVPLDPGFPVARLRQMVNAADVTAVACAAEHRELARTLAGGRAVVPLDDVPPAPLRPVPVDPDALAYVLFTSGSTGVPKAVGQTHRNLAHVVDNQIDALAVGPADRLSLLASFSFDAAIPDLYPALLTGAAVVPVDVRRQGLAYAVEQLDRHRTTVLHCTPTVYRFLLDALGERRLPSVRVVLLGGEQATWADAARGRDRFAPDCWLVNGYGATEMTFAARHVLSLSGVDPTATGPLPVGAALPGYRLDLATGTGEIVVRSRHLAPGYLNQDSDRFGTDADGVPTYRTGDLGRWLPGGELVCLGRLDRQVKVRGHRIELTEIETVLAARPGVAGVRAVVRDGELLAYVRPAGDRPDPTALRAALAAALPEHAVPRAVVVVDEFPLTVSGKVDERALPDPVVDVPADAAPVTDTERAVHDIWCAVLGRPAVGRTDGFFDVGGQSLLLGLVQQRIAERFGVRLPMLRLFDHPTVAAQAALLDAPPDAVRVPVLPAPAAPVGVARAHTGDEIAVVGVAGRFPGAPDVATFWWNLCTGVDSVHDHTDEELAALGIGPELRADPRHVRASGRLDGVTDFDAEFFAFGADEAARTDPQHRLFLETAWEAMEDAGHDPRRFPGPVGVYAATSANRYFLFHLMDNPAVVGDVDPDDWEARLLGRQFTDHLPGQVAYRLGLTGPAVAVQSACSSSLVAVCLAAQSLADYQCDLALAGGATVTWPRHRATPGGLASPDGRCRAFDAAADGSGFGSGAGVVALRRLADAQADGDRIYAILPGWAVTNDGPDRAGFAVPGPAGQAAAVANALATAEVDPGEVRLVEAHGSGTPLGDAIEVAALHEVYAGAAPPGTCALGSVKTNIGHLDAAAGIAGLIKAVLAVRHGVIPPNLHFTRPHPEIDLAAGPFYVPTKARDWPDGARRVAGVSAFGLGGTNAHVVVEQPPPVDPGDPSGDGPWLLPVSARTPAALRAALARLRGHLAGAAPPLPEVAATLALGRRPFTHRAAVVVASRPAALAALDVLLDTDARIAGDGGALRELAADWVAGRDVDWAALHPEGAVRRTGLPTYPFQRRRHWIDPVQRGPR; from the coding sequence ATGGCAGAGACGACGATCATCAATCGTTTCGGCGCGGTCGCAGCGGTCCACGGTGGCCGCCCGGCGCTTCTCGGCGAGACCCACGAGGTCGGTTACGCCGAGCTGGCCGAGGCAGCCGGCGGGCACGCGGCCCGGCTCGCCGCCGCCGGCTTCCGCCCCGGCGACCGGATCGCGCTGCTCACCGCGCACGGTGCGCCGACAGTCACCGCGTTGCTCGGCACGCTCGCCGCCGGATGCGCGTACGTGCCACTGGACCCGGGCTTCCCGGTCGCGCGGCTGCGGCAGATGGTCAACGCCGCCGACGTGACCGCCGTGGCCTGCGCCGCCGAGCACCGCGAGCTGGCCCGGACGCTTGCCGGCGGACGTGCCGTGGTGCCGCTCGACGACGTGCCGCCGGCCCCACTGCGCCCCGTCCCGGTCGACCCGGACGCGCTCGCGTACGTGCTGTTCACCTCCGGCTCCACCGGCGTGCCCAAGGCCGTCGGGCAGACCCACCGCAACCTGGCCCACGTCGTCGACAACCAGATCGACGCGCTCGCCGTCGGCCCCGCCGACCGGCTCAGCCTGCTCGCCTCGTTCAGCTTCGACGCCGCCATCCCCGACCTCTACCCGGCGTTGCTCACCGGCGCCGCGGTCGTCCCGGTCGACGTGCGCCGGCAGGGCCTGGCGTACGCCGTCGAGCAACTCGACCGGCACCGGACCACCGTGCTGCACTGCACCCCCACCGTCTACCGCTTCCTGCTCGACGCGCTCGGCGAGCGGCGGCTGCCCTCGGTGCGGGTCGTGCTGCTCGGCGGGGAACAGGCCACCTGGGCCGACGCGGCGCGCGGCCGGGACCGGTTCGCCCCGGACTGCTGGCTGGTCAACGGCTACGGGGCGACCGAGATGACGTTCGCCGCCCGACACGTGCTGAGCCTGTCCGGGGTGGACCCGACCGCGACCGGGCCGCTGCCCGTCGGCGCCGCGTTACCCGGCTACCGGCTCGACCTCGCCACCGGCACCGGGGAGATCGTGGTCCGCAGCCGGCACCTCGCCCCCGGCTACCTCAACCAGGACAGCGACCGCTTCGGCACGGACGCCGACGGCGTGCCCACGTACCGTACCGGCGACCTCGGCCGGTGGCTGCCCGGCGGCGAGCTGGTCTGCCTGGGCCGGCTCGACCGGCAGGTCAAGGTGCGCGGGCACCGGATCGAGCTGACCGAGATCGAGACCGTGCTCGCCGCCCGGCCCGGCGTGGCGGGCGTCCGCGCCGTCGTCCGCGACGGCGAGCTGCTGGCGTACGTCCGACCGGCCGGCGACCGCCCCGATCCGACCGCGTTGCGCGCGGCGCTGGCCGCCGCTCTGCCCGAGCACGCGGTGCCCCGCGCGGTGGTCGTGGTCGACGAGTTCCCGCTCACCGTCAGCGGCAAGGTCGACGAGCGGGCGCTGCCCGACCCGGTCGTCGACGTGCCCGCCGACGCGGCGCCGGTCACCGACACCGAACGCGCCGTGCACGACATCTGGTGCGCGGTGCTCGGCCGCCCGGCGGTCGGCCGCACCGACGGCTTCTTCGACGTGGGCGGGCAGTCGCTGCTGCTGGGCCTGGTGCAGCAGCGGATCGCCGAGCGGTTCGGCGTACGCCTGCCGATGCTGCGCCTGTTCGACCACCCCACCGTCGCGGCCCAGGCGGCGCTGCTCGACGCCCCGCCCGACGCGGTCCGGGTGCCGGTGCTGCCCGCGCCCGCCGCGCCGGTCGGCGTGGCCCGCGCGCACACCGGCGACGAGATCGCCGTGGTCGGGGTCGCCGGCCGTTTCCCGGGCGCGCCGGACGTGGCGACGTTCTGGTGGAACCTGTGCACCGGGGTGGACTCCGTCCACGACCACACCGACGAGGAGTTGGCCGCGCTCGGCATCGGGCCGGAGCTGCGCGCCGACCCCCGGCACGTCCGCGCCAGCGGCCGGCTCGACGGGGTGACCGACTTCGACGCCGAGTTCTTCGCCTTCGGCGCCGACGAGGCCGCCCGCACCGACCCCCAGCACCGGCTCTTCCTGGAGACCGCGTGGGAGGCGATGGAGGACGCCGGGCACGACCCGCGACGCTTCCCCGGGCCGGTCGGCGTCTACGCCGCCACCTCCGCCAACCGCTACTTCCTGTTCCACCTGATGGACAACCCGGCCGTGGTCGGCGACGTCGACCCGGACGACTGGGAGGCGCGGCTGCTCGGCCGGCAGTTCACCGACCACCTGCCCGGGCAGGTCGCCTACCGGCTCGGCCTGACCGGGCCGGCGGTGGCGGTGCAGAGCGCCTGCTCCAGCTCGCTCGTCGCGGTCTGCCTGGCCGCGCAGAGCCTCGCCGACTACCAGTGCGACCTCGCCCTGGCCGGCGGCGCCACCGTGACCTGGCCCCGGCACCGGGCCACCCCCGGCGGGCTCGCCTCGCCCGACGGCCGGTGCCGGGCCTTCGACGCCGCCGCCGACGGCTCCGGGTTCGGCTCCGGCGCGGGCGTGGTCGCGTTGCGCCGGCTCGCCGACGCCCAGGCCGACGGCGACCGGATCTACGCCATCCTGCCCGGCTGGGCGGTCACCAACGACGGCCCGGACCGGGCCGGCTTCGCCGTGCCCGGCCCCGCCGGGCAGGCCGCCGCCGTGGCGAACGCGCTCGCCACCGCCGAGGTCGACCCGGGCGAGGTCCGTCTCGTCGAGGCGCACGGCAGTGGCACCCCCCTCGGCGACGCCATCGAGGTGGCCGCGCTGCACGAGGTGTACGCCGGCGCCGCGCCCCCGGGCACCTGCGCGCTGGGCTCGGTGAAGACGAACATCGGCCACCTCGACGCGGCGGCCGGCATCGCCGGGCTGATCAAGGCGGTGCTCGCCGTCCGACACGGCGTGATCCCGCCGAACCTGCACTTCACCCGCCCGCACCCGGAGATCGACCTGGCCGCCGGCCCGTTCTACGTGCCGACCAAGGCGCGGGACTGGCCCGACGGCGCCCGCCGGGTGGCCGGGGTGAGCGCGTTCGGCCTGGGCGGCACCAACGCCCACGTGGTGGTGGAGCAGCCACCGCCGGTCGACCCGGGCGACCCGTCCGGCGACGGGCCGTGGCTGCTGCCGGTCTCGGCGCGTACCCCGGCGGCGTTGCGGGCCGCGCTGGCCCGGCTGCGCGGCCACCTGGCCGGGGCCGCGCCGCCGTTGCCCGAGGTGGCCGCCACGCTGGCGCTGGGCCGGCGACCGTTCACCCACCGGGCCGCGGTCGTCGTCGCCTCCCGGCCCGCCGCGCTGGCCGCGCTGGACGTGCTGCTCGACACCGACGCCCGGATCGCCGGGGACGGCGGGGCGCTGCGCGAGCTGGCCGCCGACTGGGTGGCCGGGCGCGACGTCGACTGGGCCGCTCTGCACCCGGAGGGCGCCGTGCGGCGTACCGGCCTGCCCACCTACCCGTTCCAGCGCCGCCGGCACTGGATCGACCCCGTGCAGAGAGGCCCACGGTGA
- a CDS encoding metal-sensitive transcriptional regulator, producing the protein MKLRPEMTGDALTRLKRARGQLNAVIEMMENGEDCRAALTQLAAVSKAIDRAGFKIIASGMRHCGTARQAGEEPEMTEEELERLFLSLA; encoded by the coding sequence GTGAAGTTGCGACCCGAGATGACCGGCGACGCGTTGACCCGACTCAAGCGGGCCCGCGGGCAGCTCAACGCCGTGATCGAGATGATGGAGAACGGTGAGGACTGCCGCGCGGCGCTCACCCAGCTCGCCGCGGTGTCCAAGGCCATCGACCGCGCCGGCTTCAAGATCATCGCTTCCGGCATGCGCCACTGCGGCACCGCCCGCCAGGCGGGCGAGGAGCCGGAGATGACCGAGGAGGAGCTGGAGAGGCTCTTCCTCTCCCTGGCCTGA
- the eccB gene encoding type VII secretion protein EccB, which produces MASRQDQLHSYQFTVQRAVAALVMRETDPPQSPFRRLAGAGLASVLVAAIALGAVALYGLFTGGGSSWRDTGAVIVEKESGARFVYRDEKLHPVLNYASALLIIGADRPTTVLVTRRAIDGVPRGLPLGIADAPDSLPAPDRLVRDGWTLCSSVTGEAGQDQARSALLIGRDAAGGRALGDRGLLVRHPDGGLHLLWHDRRYLLRDTDRVLAALAATRARAVPVAAALLNTIPAGVDLAPPPVGDLGVPSGGIAGATVGDVYLVRNSGGGRQYAVAARDGLAGITELQAALLLARTGQGEPEPITLGRFAALPKLPDLVPGGPTAPPAVPPRLAASEAGALCARAGDDAGVREIRLGVTAPDLAAVARTSGGRGGLADQVVVEPGRGALVEAVAAPGATGGAVCVVTDLGRRYALAGADVPGMLGYAGVRPVRLPAGLVDLLPAGSPLDPEAARVVAAPA; this is translated from the coding sequence ATGGCGTCGCGGCAGGACCAGCTGCACTCGTACCAGTTCACCGTCCAGCGGGCGGTCGCCGCGCTCGTCATGCGGGAGACCGACCCCCCGCAGTCGCCGTTTCGCCGGCTGGCCGGCGCCGGCCTGGCCAGCGTGCTGGTCGCGGCGATCGCACTCGGCGCGGTGGCGCTGTACGGCCTGTTCACCGGCGGCGGCAGCTCCTGGCGGGACACCGGCGCGGTGATCGTGGAGAAGGAGTCCGGTGCCCGGTTCGTCTACCGCGACGAGAAGCTGCATCCGGTGCTCAACTACGCCTCGGCGCTGCTGATCATCGGCGCGGACCGGCCGACGACCGTGCTCGTCACCCGCCGGGCCATCGACGGGGTGCCGCGCGGCCTGCCGCTCGGCATCGCCGACGCCCCGGACTCGCTGCCCGCGCCCGACCGGCTGGTCCGCGACGGCTGGACGCTCTGCTCGTCGGTGACCGGGGAGGCGGGGCAGGACCAGGCCCGCTCGGCGCTGCTGATCGGGCGGGACGCGGCCGGCGGCCGGGCGCTCGGGGACCGCGGCCTGCTGGTCCGTCACCCGGACGGCGGCCTGCACCTGCTCTGGCACGACCGGCGTTACCTGCTGCGCGACACCGACCGGGTGCTCGCCGCGCTCGCCGCCACCCGGGCGCGAGCCGTGCCGGTCGCGGCGGCGCTGCTCAACACGATCCCGGCCGGCGTCGACCTGGCCCCGCCGCCGGTCGGTGACCTCGGCGTACCCTCCGGGGGGATCGCCGGGGCCACGGTGGGCGACGTCTACCTGGTGCGCAACTCCGGCGGCGGCCGGCAGTACGCGGTGGCCGCCCGCGACGGGCTGGCCGGTATCACCGAGTTGCAGGCCGCGCTGCTGCTGGCGCGCACCGGGCAGGGTGAGCCGGAGCCGATCACGCTGGGCCGGTTCGCCGCGCTGCCGAAGCTGCCCGACCTGGTACCCGGCGGCCCGACCGCGCCGCCGGCCGTGCCGCCCCGGCTGGCCGCGTCCGAGGCGGGCGCACTCTGCGCACGGGCCGGCGACGACGCGGGCGTACGCGAGATCCGGCTCGGGGTGACCGCGCCAGACCTGGCTGCCGTCGCGCGTACCTCGGGAGGGCGGGGTGGGCTGGCCGACCAGGTCGTGGTGGAGCCGGGGCGCGGCGCGCTCGTGGAGGCGGTGGCGGCCCCGGGCGCCACCGGCGGCGCGGTGTGCGTGGTCACCGACCTGGGCCGGCGGTACGCGCTCGCCGGTGCGGACGTGCCGGGCATGCTCGGCTACGCCGGGGTGCGTCCGGTGCGGCTGCCGGCGGGCCTGGTCGACCTGCTGCCGGCGGGCAGCCCACTCGACCCGGAGGCCGCCCGCGTGGTCGCCGCTCCGGCCTGA